From the genome of Longimicrobium sp., one region includes:
- a CDS encoding nucleotidyltransferase domain-containing protein — MRDGTGVLAGDEPEVARCLDERERAAVAALVREVRQRVRAELVHAALFGSKARRQARPDSDVDVLLIWRRLPPDREPQAGHAEAIAEEVAARTGVPVGVWSVSLQDLRQGCRTPMLVDALDDALPLWPPHTHLPPVPFTPDDARFCASRLLDRVDEGSEEVAQSLRDGSDAWVRRVRDDLVRLCTAALLLAGDTRPRRGEAVRRFLERTPCLPLSPAERAALAWAARSYPPGHVELDDESPLPPPPVDADRLLDLVDRVRSLVVRRGRRVARGGGFHRG, encoded by the coding sequence ATGCGGGACGGGACGGGCGTGTTGGCGGGGGACGAGCCAGAGGTGGCGCGGTGCCTGGACGAGAGGGAGCGCGCCGCCGTCGCTGCGCTGGTGAGGGAGGTGCGCCAACGTGTGCGCGCCGAACTGGTGCACGCGGCGCTGTTCGGCTCCAAGGCGCGGCGGCAGGCGCGCCCCGACTCCGACGTGGACGTGCTGCTGATCTGGCGCCGGCTCCCGCCCGACCGCGAGCCCCAGGCCGGCCACGCCGAGGCCATCGCCGAGGAGGTGGCTGCGCGGACCGGAGTCCCCGTCGGCGTGTGGTCCGTCTCGCTCCAGGACCTGCGCCAGGGCTGCCGCACGCCCATGCTCGTAGACGCGCTGGACGACGCCCTGCCGCTCTGGCCCCCGCACACGCACCTCCCCCCGGTCCCGTTCACCCCCGACGATGCGCGGTTCTGCGCGTCACGGCTGCTGGACCGCGTGGACGAAGGGAGCGAGGAAGTCGCGCAAAGCCTCCGGGACGGCTCGGACGCGTGGGTGCGCCGCGTGCGCGACGACCTGGTGCGGCTGTGCACCGCGGCGCTGCTGCTGGCCGGCGACACGCGCCCGCGGCGTGGCGAAGCCGTCCGCCGCTTCCTGGAGCGAACCCCCTGCCTGCCGCTATCCCCCGCCGAGCGCGCGGCCCTGGCATGGGCGGCGCGATCGTATCCGCCGGGGCACGTGGAGCTCGACGACGAGAGCCCGCTTCCCCCTCCGCCGGTCGACGCCGACAGGCTGCTGGACCTGGTGGACCGGGTGCGCTCTCTGGTCGTTCGACGCGGCCGGCGGGTGGCGCGGGGCGGGGGATTCCACCGCGGCTGA